A genomic window from Pannonibacter sp. XCT-53 includes:
- a CDS encoding ROK family transcriptional regulator, translated as MSDTPSISRQFSLCMVMETIVHCGPISRASIAKQTGLSKQTISEIARQLEEDGWIRETGRTSGHVGRTAITYEIVPDAACIATIDLGGRKLRAAIADLACNVLAEVTEPTDPRGGRHVVDQMARLARSAADHNGIPQDRIRLAIVGVPGAPDQTTGRVLMSPNIPGLDEFDVRGALSGLIGTEVILENDVNLAVIGEHWAGSATGIEDLAYVAIGTGIGAGVMVGGELVRGAGNAAGELGFLPLGSDPFEPASLKVGALERAAATAGICARYASLTGRSADVPDIFAAAARGEIAAGQVLDETARNLALTIAVLTAVTNPGRVILGGSIGSRSELVERIRALLPLCSPAPVEIGVSSLGSRVTLVGGAAIGLSHLHAALFSGGVPGAQISLPPARVGQAPASTSTATPPTAAAPSARRG; from the coding sequence TTGAGCGACACCCCGAGCATTTCCCGGCAGTTTTCCCTGTGCATGGTCATGGAAACGATCGTGCATTGCGGACCGATCTCGCGGGCCAGCATCGCCAAGCAGACCGGGCTGTCGAAACAGACGATCTCCGAGATTGCCCGCCAGCTTGAGGAAGACGGCTGGATCCGCGAGACCGGGCGGACCAGCGGCCATGTCGGGCGCACCGCCATCACCTACGAAATCGTCCCCGACGCCGCCTGCATCGCCACCATCGACCTCGGCGGCCGCAAGCTGCGCGCAGCCATTGCGGATCTTGCCTGCAACGTTCTGGCCGAGGTGACCGAGCCGACCGATCCGCGCGGGGGCCGGCATGTCGTCGACCAGATGGCCCGGCTTGCCCGCAGCGCCGCCGATCACAACGGCATTCCGCAGGACCGCATCCGCCTTGCCATTGTCGGCGTGCCGGGAGCGCCCGACCAGACCACTGGCCGCGTGCTGATGTCGCCCAACATCCCCGGTCTGGACGAATTCGACGTGCGCGGAGCCTTGTCCGGCCTGATCGGCACCGAGGTCATTCTCGAGAACGACGTCAACCTGGCCGTGATCGGCGAGCACTGGGCCGGCAGCGCCACCGGCATCGAGGACCTCGCCTATGTCGCCATCGGCACCGGCATTGGTGCCGGCGTCATGGTGGGCGGCGAGCTTGTGCGCGGCGCGGGCAATGCCGCCGGCGAGCTTGGCTTCCTGCCGCTCGGATCGGATCCGTTCGAGCCGGCTTCGCTCAAGGTCGGCGCGCTGGAACGGGCAGCGGCGACGGCAGGCATCTGCGCGCGCTACGCCAGCCTCACCGGCCGCAGCGCCGATGTGCCCGACATCTTCGCCGCAGCCGCCCGGGGCGAGATCGCCGCTGGCCAGGTCCTGGACGAGACCGCGCGCAATCTGGCCCTGACCATCGCCGTGCTGACGGCCGTCACCAACCCCGGCCGGGTCATTCTCGGTGGCTCCATCGGCAGCCGCAGCGAGCTGGTCGAGCGCATCCGGGCACTTCTGCCGCTGTGTTCGCCGGCCCCGGTCGAGATCGGAGTCTCGTCGCTCGGGTCACGGGTCACGCTGGTCGGTGGCGCAGCCATCGGGCTCAGCCATCTGCACGCCGCCCTGTTCTCGGGCGGGGTGCCGGGCGCGCAGATCAGCCTGCCCCCGGCCCGCGTCGGCCAGGCACCGGCCTCGACTTCAACCGCCACACCCCCCACTGCCGCCGCGCCCTCCGCTCGCCGGGGATGA
- a CDS encoding helix-turn-helix domain-containing protein, producing the protein MSEKRRGIQSVEIGGRILGALMRRAQPMMLKDLAADADLAPAQAHAYLASLKRAGFVEQNPETGRYLMGPFAVRLAMARLRTIPAYRQVIGAATRLGTELGLMVTVTVAGPQGATVIHRHDGVETLNVNIRMGTVYAPEGTATGRVFGAFAGDGQAANDVHRCGYAAVSDEPVPGVSAVAAPVRDAAGTLFAVLTLVASGARLALDDEAGRAARGRLLEICAEAEAALQSDAVAGTRDEMQSSTRRRRS; encoded by the coding sequence GTGAGCGAGAAGAGGCGGGGCATCCAGTCGGTCGAAATCGGCGGGCGAATTCTGGGCGCGCTGATGCGGCGGGCACAGCCGATGATGCTGAAGGATCTGGCTGCGGATGCCGATCTCGCGCCGGCGCAGGCGCATGCCTATCTTGCCAGCCTGAAGCGTGCGGGGTTCGTCGAGCAGAATCCCGAGACGGGCCGCTATCTCATGGGGCCCTTTGCCGTACGGCTGGCGATGGCGCGCCTGCGGACAATCCCGGCCTATCGGCAGGTGATCGGTGCGGCGACGCGGCTTGGCACGGAACTCGGGCTGATGGTGACCGTCACGGTCGCCGGGCCGCAGGGCGCGACCGTGATCCACCGGCACGACGGCGTGGAAACGCTCAACGTCAACATCCGCATGGGAACGGTCTATGCCCCTGAGGGAACGGCGACGGGCCGTGTGTTCGGCGCGTTCGCCGGTGACGGCCAGGCTGCGAATGATGTCCATCGGTGCGGCTATGCGGCGGTCAGCGATGAGCCAGTGCCGGGCGTCAGCGCCGTTGCGGCGCCGGTGCGGGATGCGGCTGGAACGCTGTTCGCCGTCTTGACGCTGGTCGCCTCGGGTGCCCGGCTTGCCCTTGACGACGAAGCTGGACGCGCTGCGCGTGGGCGGCTGCTTGAGATCTGCGCTGAGGCCGAAGCGGCGCTGCAGTCGGATGCCGTCGCAGGTACGCGCGACGAGATGCAGTCTTCGACGAGGAGGCGGCGGTCGTGA
- a CDS encoding IclR family transcriptional regulator domain-containing protein yields MTDKGRGVNSVEVGAGLLEILAAQDAALMLRDLARLAGLSPAQAHAYLISLGTLGLVEQEPGSARYRLGPAALDFGITRMRSVDPIRLGQAAAVGLSEETQLAVALVVWGGFGATVVQVLEGPDQVHINTRAGTVYSLTGTASGRIFAAYLPERLVKAAIRRERDERPGSGRVGRLMDLSPADLAAIRRAGYASVDPTPVPGVNALSAPVLDHAGQIQMALTLIGAARSLDTAPDSPHLRLLQETALRVSRGLGFAGQALSLPD; encoded by the coding sequence GTGACGGACAAGGGACGCGGGGTCAATTCCGTCGAGGTCGGCGCGGGCCTCCTTGAGATCCTCGCTGCACAGGACGCGGCGCTGATGCTGCGTGATCTGGCGCGGCTGGCCGGACTGTCGCCGGCCCAGGCCCACGCCTATCTGATCAGCCTCGGCACGCTCGGGCTCGTCGAGCAGGAGCCCGGGTCCGCGCGGTACCGGCTGGGGCCGGCCGCGCTTGATTTCGGCATCACCCGCATGCGCAGCGTCGATCCGATCCGGCTTGGCCAGGCTGCCGCCGTCGGCCTGTCGGAGGAGACGCAGCTGGCTGTTGCCCTGGTCGTCTGGGGCGGGTTCGGGGCCACGGTCGTGCAGGTTCTGGAGGGGCCTGATCAGGTCCACATCAACACGCGGGCGGGGACGGTCTATTCGCTGACCGGCACGGCCAGCGGGCGCATCTTTGCCGCCTATCTACCGGAACGTCTGGTCAAGGCCGCGATCCGGCGCGAGCGCGACGAACGGCCGGGGAGTGGCCGGGTCGGGCGTCTCATGGACCTGTCCCCCGCCGATCTGGCTGCGATCCGTCGGGCTGGCTATGCCAGCGTGGATCCGACGCCCGTGCCCGGCGTCAATGCGCTGTCAGCCCCCGTGCTTGATCATGCCGGACAGATCCAGATGGCGCTGACGCTCATCGGTGCTGCGCGCTCGCTCGATACCGCACCCGACAGTCCGCATCTGCGCCTGCTGCAGGAGACAGCCCTGCGGGTTTCGCGTGGCCTCGGCTTTGCCGGGCAGGCGCTCTCCCTGCCGGACTGA
- a CDS encoding SDR family NAD(P)-dependent oxidoreductase: protein MRGIEGRVCVVTGAAQGNGKAIAEGLAAAGAVLALCDINEVAVAGVAADLSSLGAQVYAAGVDVADAAACARFAADVRRWSGPASVLVNNAGVIRRQSVFEDGFEAGWEQVFRVNVEGARNMVRVFLPDLTQTRGSIINLASIMAFSAGPGLAAYAASKGALAQFTKALAHDLAPHGVRVNAIAPGVIATPMTEATRANPAAIDRFMAHTPLGRVGQPEELAGPVLFLASDLASYVTGAVLPVDGGYLCA, encoded by the coding sequence ATGCGGGGGATTGAAGGGCGCGTCTGCGTCGTGACCGGAGCCGCCCAGGGCAACGGCAAGGCAATTGCCGAAGGGCTGGCTGCCGCGGGTGCCGTTCTGGCGCTTTGCGACATCAACGAGGTCGCCGTGGCTGGTGTTGCTGCCGACCTCTCTTCCCTCGGCGCTCAGGTCTACGCAGCGGGTGTTGATGTGGCCGATGCCGCCGCCTGCGCGCGCTTTGCGGCCGACGTGCGCCGCTGGTCGGGGCCAGCCTCGGTTCTGGTCAACAACGCTGGCGTCATCCGTCGCCAGAGCGTGTTCGAGGACGGCTTCGAGGCGGGCTGGGAGCAGGTCTTCCGGGTCAATGTCGAGGGCGCGCGCAACATGGTGCGGGTGTTCTTGCCCGACCTGACGCAGACGCGCGGATCCATCATCAACCTGGCCTCGATCATGGCCTTTTCGGCCGGACCTGGCCTTGCCGCCTATGCGGCGAGCAAGGGGGCTCTTGCCCAGTTCACCAAGGCGCTGGCGCATGATCTTGCTCCGCACGGAGTGCGCGTCAACGCCATCGCCCCGGGGGTGATCGCGACGCCCATGACCGAAGCAACCCGCGCCAATCCGGCGGCCATCGACCGCTTCATGGCGCACACGCCGCTGGGACGGGTGGGGCAGCCGGAGGAACTCGCCGGTCCGGTGCTGTTCCTTGCCTCGGATCTCGCCAGCTACGTGACCGGTGCCGTCCTGCCCGTGGACGGCGGCTACCTCTGCGCCTGA
- a CDS encoding FAD-dependent oxidoreductase, translating into MPGQEDDKMQDATYVCDVLVVGSGAGGLSAAVAAAHRNLKVLVVEKEPVFGGTSARSGGWMWIPGNGPARRAGVEDSAARARTYLQHETGKHFDAARIDAFLDYGPKAVEFFEQNTELKFDLGPTFADYHPDAPGGMPGGRSIVARPFDGRELGKEIKRLRPPLAEITFLGMMIGSGKELLHFFNVTRSPVSAFFVCKLFAKFLRDKLFHGRAMRLMNGNALVARLAKSCFDKGVPIWTRAAVKRLTHDDSGRVTGAVVETETGEVTVQASRGVVLACGGFPQDVTRRKALFRHAPTGNEHVSPAPPGNTGDGLRLGEAVGASIDDSLPHPAAWVPVSRPPKPDGTLGVFPHFVDRSKPGIIAVTRSGRRFVNEADSYHDFCQAMYDRCREEGGEICAYFIADHRTFRKYGLGYAKPSPVPFRQHIKSGYLFCGRTLGELAAQIGANPAQLEETVREFNKHAAHGCDPEFSKGSTAYNRSLGDPDHRPNPCVAPVAKGPFYAVKLVIGDLGTFAGLRTDENARVLDEDRRPIAGLYAAGNDAASIMGGNYPGGGITLGPAITFGYIAARHMSGANS; encoded by the coding sequence ATGCCCGGACAGGAAGACGACAAGATGCAAGATGCCACCTATGTCTGTGATGTGCTTGTGGTGGGCTCGGGCGCCGGCGGCCTGTCGGCCGCTGTTGCTGCCGCCCATCGCAACCTGAAGGTTCTCGTGGTCGAGAAGGAGCCGGTCTTCGGCGGCACGTCGGCCCGCTCCGGCGGATGGATGTGGATCCCGGGCAATGGCCCCGCCCGCCGTGCAGGGGTCGAGGACAGCGCGGCGCGGGCGCGCACCTATCTGCAGCATGAGACCGGCAAGCATTTCGACGCCGCGCGGATCGATGCCTTCCTGGACTACGGGCCCAAGGCGGTCGAGTTTTTCGAGCAGAACACCGAGCTGAAGTTCGATCTGGGGCCGACCTTTGCGGACTATCATCCCGATGCGCCTGGCGGCATGCCGGGCGGGCGGTCGATTGTCGCGCGGCCCTTTGACGGACGTGAGCTCGGTAAGGAAATCAAGCGGTTGCGCCCGCCGCTGGCCGAGATCACCTTTCTCGGCATGATGATCGGTTCGGGCAAGGAACTGCTGCACTTCTTCAACGTGACCCGGTCGCCGGTTTCGGCCTTCTTCGTCTGCAAGCTGTTTGCGAAGTTCCTGCGCGACAAGCTCTTTCATGGCCGCGCCATGCGGCTGATGAACGGCAATGCGCTGGTTGCGCGGCTGGCGAAGTCCTGCTTCGACAAGGGCGTGCCGATCTGGACCCGCGCGGCCGTCAAGCGCCTCACGCATGACGACAGCGGCCGTGTGACGGGGGCTGTTGTCGAGACGGAGACCGGCGAGGTGACCGTGCAGGCAAGCCGCGGCGTGGTGCTCGCCTGTGGCGGCTTCCCGCAGGACGTGACCCGGCGCAAGGCCCTCTTCCGTCATGCGCCGACCGGCAACGAGCATGTCTCGCCGGCCCCTCCGGGCAACACCGGGGATGGCCTGCGTCTGGGGGAGGCGGTCGGGGCCAGCATCGACGACAGCCTGCCGCATCCGGCGGCCTGGGTGCCGGTGTCGCGTCCGCCAAAGCCCGATGGCACGCTGGGCGTGTTCCCGCATTTCGTCGACCGCTCGAAGCCCGGCATCATCGCCGTGACCCGCTCGGGCCGGCGCTTCGTCAACGAGGCCGACAGCTACCACGATTTCTGCCAGGCGATGTATGACCGCTGCCGGGAGGAGGGCGGCGAGATCTGCGCCTATTTCATCGCGGACCACCGCACCTTCCGCAAGTATGGCCTCGGCTACGCCAAGCCCTCGCCGGTGCCCTTCCGGCAGCACATCAAGTCCGGCTACCTCTTCTGCGGCAGGACGCTCGGCGAGCTGGCGGCGCAGATCGGCGCCAATCCGGCGCAGCTGGAGGAAACCGTGCGCGAGTTCAACAAGCATGCGGCGCATGGTTGCGATCCGGAGTTCAGCAAGGGCTCGACCGCCTACAACCGGTCGCTGGGCGACCCGGATCATCGGCCCAACCCTTGCGTCGCGCCGGTGGCCAAGGGGCCGTTCTATGCGGTCAAGCTGGTGATCGGCGACCTCGGCACCTTCGCCGGACTGAGGACGGACGAGAACGCGCGGGTGCTGGACGAGGACCGCCGGCCGATCGCCGGGCTCTATGCGGCCGGCAATGATGCGGCGAGCATCATGGGCGGCAACTATCCGGGCGGCGGCATCACGCTCGGACCGGCCATCACCTTCGGCTACATTGCCGCGCGACACATGTCGGGGGCCAATTCGTGA
- a CDS encoding EamA family transporter, whose product MTGPEPDGRRQGAGFGLLACACWAVYNTGTDLGRAWGFSSLDLMTLRFCVAALLFLPLLLPRSGQAPAAGRAQATGAPLRRWSWITGGLPLRRLVLLTVCIGPPFTLLINTGYGIAPLAHAVVISPGMTMLTANALSVFLDRRPMPLARMAGLLLVSGGLIAMALEQPASKTPGVAVWLGDLCFVGSGTLWGVFTYLSARWQLDPVRATGAVTLVSAVLVLPPFWLLLPHEVPPPAAWAWQVLFQGVLGGCLALLAYMRSVALLGPGLSAIFPAMVPPLAVLLAIPLTGAWPSVTQWSGIALASTGLVVSLDLISKRKLPVPRKGH is encoded by the coding sequence GTGACCGGGCCGGAGCCCGACGGCCGCCGCCAGGGGGCGGGCTTCGGGCTCCTGGCCTGCGCCTGCTGGGCGGTCTACAACACGGGTACCGACCTCGGTCGTGCCTGGGGGTTCTCCAGCCTCGACCTGATGACCCTGCGCTTCTGTGTCGCCGCGCTCCTGTTCCTGCCGCTCCTGCTGCCGAGATCCGGCCAGGCCCCGGCGGCGGGACGGGCGCAGGCGACGGGTGCGCCCTTGCGTCGCTGGAGCTGGATCACCGGCGGTCTGCCGCTCCGGCGACTGGTCCTGCTGACCGTCTGCATTGGTCCTCCCTTCACGCTCCTGATCAACACCGGCTACGGCATTGCCCCGCTTGCGCATGCGGTGGTGATCAGCCCCGGCATGACGATGCTCACCGCCAACGCGCTGTCGGTGTTTCTCGACCGGCGGCCGATGCCGCTGGCGCGGATGGCGGGGCTCCTGCTGGTCTCGGGTGGCTTGATCGCCATGGCGCTGGAGCAGCCAGCCTCCAAGACGCCCGGTGTGGCGGTCTGGCTGGGGGACCTCTGCTTCGTCGGATCGGGCACCTTGTGGGGTGTGTTCACCTACCTGTCGGCGCGCTGGCAGCTGGATCCCGTGCGGGCCACCGGTGCGGTGACGCTTGTCTCTGCTGTCCTTGTGCTGCCGCCCTTCTGGCTGCTGCTGCCGCACGAGGTTCCCCCGCCGGCGGCCTGGGCTTGGCAGGTGCTGTTCCAGGGTGTCCTCGGCGGCTGTCTCGCGCTTCTGGCCTACATGCGCTCGGTGGCGCTGCTCGGGCCCGGGCTGTCGGCGATCTTTCCCGCGATGGTGCCGCCGCTCGCGGTCCTGCTCGCCATTCCGCTGACCGGAGCATGGCCGTCGGTCACACAGTGGAGTGGCATCGCTCTGGCCAGTACAGGCCTGGTTGTATCGCTGGACCTGATCAGCAAACGCAAGCTGCCGGTCCCGCGAAAGGGCCATTGA
- a CDS encoding TRAP transporter substrate-binding protein, with protein sequence MKSAFAAALMAGVTLTGGLAQAASFDLQSVFGLNVPSIGPSPQLWAERVKLMTNGEIDIKVHGAGDFVPPFEVFGAVSSGAIPMGFDWIGYWASTIPVANLVGSMPFGPSPDVSLGWMFEGGGLEIIQKAYDPHGVQIIPCHLVVGEAGGWFNKEITSVEDFKGLNMRIAGLGGKTLAKLGANTQLVPVGEIYVSLETGRIDATEFSAPQLDLGLGFQKVAKTYYFPGWHQPSSWDSIIINKDVWNGFTPEQQKIMIEACKANIAYNLGNQIHAQADAIAKIREAGVTVKRFPDQVLVDLKTAATEVLNEEAAKDPIFKEALDSLNAYVARVGEWNDLQALPR encoded by the coding sequence ATGAAGTCAGCATTTGCAGCAGCCCTGATGGCAGGAGTGACCCTGACCGGCGGCCTGGCCCAGGCGGCGAGTTTCGATCTGCAGAGCGTGTTCGGCCTCAACGTGCCGTCGATCGGGCCGAGCCCGCAGCTCTGGGCCGAGCGCGTCAAGCTGATGACCAATGGCGAGATCGACATCAAGGTGCATGGTGCCGGCGATTTCGTGCCGCCCTTCGAGGTCTTCGGCGCGGTCAGTTCCGGCGCGATCCCGATGGGCTTCGACTGGATCGGCTACTGGGCCAGCACCATCCCGGTTGCAAACCTTGTCGGCTCCATGCCCTTTGGTCCGAGCCCGGACGTCTCGCTCGGCTGGATGTTCGAGGGCGGCGGTCTGGAGATCATCCAGAAGGCCTATGACCCGCATGGCGTGCAGATCATCCCCTGCCATCTGGTGGTGGGCGAGGCCGGCGGCTGGTTCAACAAGGAAATCACCTCGGTCGAGGACTTCAAGGGCCTCAACATGCGCATCGCCGGCCTCGGCGGCAAGACGCTGGCCAAGCTCGGCGCCAACACGCAGCTGGTGCCCGTCGGCGAGATCTACGTCTCGCTGGAAACCGGCCGCATCGACGCGACCGAATTCTCCGCGCCGCAGCTCGACCTCGGCCTCGGCTTCCAGAAGGTCGCCAAGACCTACTACTTCCCGGGCTGGCACCAGCCGTCGAGCTGGGACTCCATCATCATCAACAAGGATGTCTGGAACGGCTTCACGCCGGAGCAGCAGAAGATCATGATCGAGGCCTGCAAGGCGAACATCGCCTACAACCTCGGCAACCAGATCCATGCCCAGGCCGACGCCATTGCCAAGATCCGTGAGGCCGGTGTGACCGTGAAGCGGTTCCCCGACCAGGTTCTGGTCGACCTGAAGACGGCGGCGACGGAAGTCCTGAACGAGGAAGCGGCGAAGGATCCGATCTTCAAGGAAGCGCTCGACTCGCTGAATGCCTACGTCGCCCGCGTCGGCGAATGGAATGACTTGCAGGCGCTGCCGCGCTGA
- a CDS encoding TRAP transporter small permease subunit, with protein sequence MSRLLQAVTDLACWPGRVIGWLMLPLILFVCLGVVAAQVGLNRLVDWQTSVPLLGTGITSNTLLDLQWSAFALIALFGGVLAFRDRSHVNVDFLSNRLSPRTRMLIDLAGDILFLLPFCAVVVWYGSRFALASYNSGEASTYGGLRDYWIVKACIPLSFLLLGLAGVARILTTLGALRSRPDQTGDRA encoded by the coding sequence ATGTCTCGCCTTCTCCAGGCCGTGACCGATCTTGCCTGCTGGCCGGGTCGTGTCATCGGCTGGCTGATGCTGCCGCTCATCCTGTTCGTCTGCCTCGGTGTCGTCGCTGCCCAGGTCGGTCTCAACCGGCTGGTTGACTGGCAGACATCGGTCCCGCTGCTTGGCACGGGCATCACGTCCAACACGCTCCTCGACCTGCAATGGTCCGCCTTTGCCCTGATCGCGCTGTTCGGCGGCGTTCTGGCCTTTCGTGACCGGTCGCATGTGAACGTCGACTTTCTCTCCAACCGCCTTTCGCCCCGCACCCGGATGCTGATCGACCTCGCAGGCGACATCCTGTTCCTGCTGCCGTTCTGCGCCGTCGTGGTCTGGTACGGCAGCCGGTTCGCGCTCGCCTCCTACAATTCGGGCGAGGCGTCCACCTATGGCGGCCTGCGCGACTACTGGATCGTCAAGGCCTGCATTCCGCTGTCGTTCCTGCTGCTCGGGCTCGCCGGCGTCGCGCGGATCCTCACCACCCTCGGCGCGTTGCGCAGCCGGCCGGACCAGACGGGAGACAGGGCATGA
- a CDS encoding TRAP transporter large permease, whose amino-acid sequence MIAEIIWPLLMLAGLVAGIFAGYPVAFVLAGIGILFAVAAGVPMLFLSTSVSRIYSGILTNWLLIAIPLFVFMGLMLERSGVAERLLKSLAGVFRGVPGGYAFAVAIIGIVMAASTGIIGASVVLMGMMALPTMLANRYDPKISCGLIAASGTLGILIPPSIMLIVLGDQLRVSVGELFMGAVGPGLLLGLLYVLYLVGVAIFQPHRMPAAETGEAQPFWRAFGTLAKDLLAPALLILAVLGTIVAGIATPTESAAIGAVGATILAISSGGLNLAVLRSALLDTTKTTAMILFVMMGATVFSVVFRKLGGDTLILDMFSSLGTSPYVVLFVIMALVFLLGFFLDWVEITLVVVPIVAPVVAGLDFGLPKEQTLIWFAIALAVNLQTSFLTPPFGYALFYLRGIAPKGVTIGMIYRGIIPFVVLQVIALVLVISFPQVALWLPAALN is encoded by the coding sequence ATGATCGCCGAAATCATCTGGCCGCTGCTGATGCTGGCCGGGCTCGTTGCCGGTATCTTTGCCGGCTATCCGGTCGCCTTCGTGCTGGCCGGAATCGGCATCCTGTTCGCGGTTGCCGCCGGCGTGCCGATGCTGTTCCTCTCCACCTCGGTCTCGCGCATCTACTCCGGCATCCTGACCAACTGGCTGCTGATCGCGATCCCGCTCTTCGTCTTCATGGGTCTGATGCTGGAGCGCTCCGGCGTGGCCGAGCGGTTGCTGAAATCGCTCGCCGGCGTGTTCCGGGGTGTTCCCGGCGGCTATGCCTTTGCCGTGGCGATCATCGGCATCGTCATGGCGGCTTCCACCGGCATCATCGGGGCGTCTGTGGTGCTGATGGGCATGATGGCGCTGCCGACCATGCTGGCCAACCGCTACGACCCGAAGATCTCCTGCGGCCTCATTGCGGCCAGCGGCACGCTCGGCATCCTGATCCCGCCCAGCATTATGCTGATCGTGCTGGGTGACCAGCTGCGCGTGTCGGTGGGGGAACTCTTCATGGGCGCGGTCGGTCCCGGCCTGCTGCTCGGCCTGCTCTATGTTCTCTATCTCGTGGGCGTCGCGATCTTCCAGCCGCACCGCATGCCGGCGGCCGAGACCGGCGAGGCACAACCGTTCTGGCGGGCCTTCGGGACGCTGGCCAAGGATCTGCTTGCCCCGGCGCTGCTGATCCTGGCGGTGCTGGGCACCATCGTGGCCGGCATCGCGACGCCAACGGAATCGGCGGCCATCGGTGCGGTTGGTGCGACGATCCTGGCGATCTCCTCGGGCGGGCTCAATCTCGCGGTGCTGCGGTCCGCGCTTCTCGACACGACGAAGACCACGGCCATGATCCTCTTCGTGATGATGGGCGCGACGGTGTTCAGCGTCGTGTTCCGCAAGCTCGGCGGAGACACGCTGATCCTGGACATGTTCTCCAGCCTCGGCACCAGCCCCTATGTGGTGCTGTTCGTGATCATGGCGCTGGTGTTCCTGCTCGGCTTCTTCCTCGACTGGGTGGAAATCACGCTGGTCGTGGTGCCGATCGTGGCGCCTGTGGTGGCCGGGCTCGACTTCGGCCTGCCGAAGGAACAGACGCTGATCTGGTTCGCAATCGCGCTGGCGGTGAACCTGCAGACCTCGTTCCTGACGCCGCCCTTCGGCTACGCGCTGTTCTACCTGCGCGGGATCGCGCCGAAGGGCGTGACCATCGGCATGATCTACCGGGGCATCATCCCCTTCGTGGTGCTCCAGGTCATCGCCCTTGTCCTGGTGATCAGCTTCCCGCAGGTCGCCCTGTGGCTCCCGGCCGCGCTCAACTGA
- a CDS encoding transglutaminase-like domain-containing protein, which translates to MPLVTFTLTEPTDSASHLLFGVPVDTPEQTVEGLSVTRGTCRGLLKARNSGQQALLIEPEQGHAEVTVSFSPAPSRFPPWLFAPTGGAHETPSGDLSALMLDVVAQAPTPAARVEAVVRHVDARFEYGVREVGLADDTAAMPALACDTHLGTCVDTHSYAVAAMRAAGIDAAYISGLYFPDDTDVSQPGHCWFVVDAAGAPHHWDISHHLKYGLGPTTPAYNPKPGTRFALTAGRDLVFAVAGRPVSVSILKGFVDASGPDGHALPTGARLS; encoded by the coding sequence ATGCCCCTTGTGACATTTACCCTGACAGAGCCGACGGATTCCGCAAGCCATTTGCTGTTCGGGGTCCCCGTCGACACGCCGGAACAGACAGTCGAAGGCCTGAGTGTCACCCGAGGCACCTGTCGCGGGCTCCTGAAGGCCCGCAACAGCGGCCAGCAGGCGCTGCTGATCGAGCCGGAGCAAGGTCACGCGGAGGTCACCGTCTCGTTCTCGCCCGCGCCGTCGCGCTTCCCGCCCTGGCTGTTCGCCCCGACGGGCGGCGCCCACGAAACGCCCTCCGGGGACCTGTCGGCCCTCATGCTCGACGTCGTGGCGCAGGCCCCGACACCGGCGGCGCGGGTCGAGGCCGTCGTGCGCCACGTGGACGCCCGCTTTGAATACGGCGTGCGCGAGGTTGGTCTCGCCGACGACACGGCGGCGATGCCGGCTCTCGCCTGTGACACCCATCTGGGCACCTGCGTCGACACGCACAGTTACGCCGTGGCCGCGATGCGCGCGGCGGGCATCGACGCCGCCTACATCAGCGGCCTGTACTTTCCCGACGACACGGATGTGTCGCAGCCCGGCCACTGCTGGTTCGTGGTCGATGCTGCCGGGGCGCCGCACCATTGGGACATCTCGCATCACCTCAAGTATGGCCTCGGTCCGACGACGCCGGCCTACAACCCGAAGCCCGGCACCCGTTTCGCGCTGACGGCCGGCCGCGATCTGGTCTTTGCCGTCGCCGGCCGGCCTGTGTCCGTGAGCATCCTCAAGGGCTTCGTTGATGCAAGCGGCCCGGACGGCCATGCGTTGCCAACAGGTGCCCGGCTCAGTTGA